One part of the Phragmites australis chromosome 3, lpPhrAust1.1, whole genome shotgun sequence genome encodes these proteins:
- the LOC133912591 gene encoding probable polyamine transporter At3g13620: MKQEIRTIEQPLLQRQQQQQDGTTVQGGGDHQSKLTLVPLVFLIYFEVAGGPYGAERAVHAAGPLFTLLGFLVFPFAWGVPESLVTAELSAALPGNGGFVLWADRAFGPLAGSLLGTWKYLSCITNIAAYPALVADYLGQVAPSRVRTGTVVGMTVFLSFLNYTGLSIVGWGAVALGLVSLAPFVLMTVMAAPKVRPRRWVVQVEGRKDWRLFFNILFWNLNYWDSASTMAGEVERPERTFPRALAVAVILIVASYLLPLMAATGSVDAPSEAWANGYLADAAGIIGGSWLKSWTEAGAVLSSVGMFEAQLSSGAYQLLGMAELGLLPAVFARRATRFRTPWVAIAASTAITLAVSFLGFDDIVATANFLYSLGTLLEFAAFLRLRATQPNLQRPYRVPLPLPALAAMCAVPSTFLVYVSVAAGWRVFALAGTLTVLAVGWHSVMRLCKSRKWLRFNTNVVAL; the protein is encoded by the exons ATGAAGCAGGAGATCCGAACAATCGAACAGCCATTACTGCAACGTCAACAGCAACAACAAGATGGCACGACCGTGCAAGGCGGCGGTGACCACCAGAGCAAGCTCACGCTCGTCCCGCTCGTCTTCCTCATCTACTTCGAGGTGGCCGGCGGCCCGTACGGCGCCGAGCGAGCAGTCCACGCGGCGGGGCCGCTCTTCACGCTCCTCGGCTTCCTCGTCTTCCCCTTCGCGTGGGGCGTCCCGGAGTCGCTCGTCACCGCCGAGCTCTCCGCCGCGCTCCCGGGCAACGGCGGTTTCGTCCTGTGGGCCGACCGCGCCTTCGGCCCGCTCGCCGGCTCCCTCCTCGGAACGTGGAAGTACCTCAGCTGCATCACCAATATCGCCGCGTACCCGGCACTCGTCGCCGACTACCTCGGCCAAGTTGCCCCCAGCAGGGTGCGCACGGGCACGGTGGTGGGCATGACGGTGTTCCTGTCCTTCCTGAACTACACCGGCCTGAGCATCGTCGGGTGGGGTGCCGTGGCGCTGGGGCTCGTGTCCCTGGCGCCGTTCGTGCTCATGACGGTGATGGCGGCGCCGAAGGTGCGACCGAGGCGGTGGGTGGTGCAGGTGGAAGGGAGGAAGGACTGGAGGCTCTTCTTCAACATACTGTTCTGGAACCTGAACTATTGGGACAGCGCGAGCACCATGGCCGGTGAGGTAGAACGGCCGGAGCGGACGTTCCCGCGGGCACTGGCTGTGGCAGTGATTCTGATCGTCGCCAGCTATCTTTTGCCGCTCATGGCTGCGACCGGCTCCGTGGACGCGCCATCGGAGGCATGGGCGAACGGCTACCTCGCCGATGCTGCAG GCATCATCGGCGGCTCGTGGCTCAAGTCCTGGACCGAGGCCGGCGCGGTGCTGTCGTCCGTCGGCATGTTCGAGGCCCAGCTGAGCAGCGGCGCGTACCAGCTGCTGGGCATGGCGGAGCTGGGCCTCCTCCCGGCCGTCTTCGCCCGCCGCGCCACCCGCTTCCGCACCCCATGGGTCGCCATagccgcctccaccgccatcACCCTCGCCGTCTCCTTCCTCGGCTTCGACGACATCGTCGCCACCGCCAACTTCCTTTATAGCCTCGGTACGCTGCTTGAGTTCGCGGCATTTCTCCGGCTCCGCGCAACGCAGCCCAACCTCCAGCGGCCCTACCGTGTGCCGCTCCCGCTGCCTGCGCTGGCGGCAATGTGCGCTGTGCCGTCGACGTTCCTGGTTTACGTGAGCGTCGCGGCCGGGTGGAGGGTGTTCGCGCTCGCTGGCACGCTCACGGTGCTTGCCGTCGGCTGGCACAGCGTCATGAGGCTATGCAAATCCAGGAAATGGCTCAGGTTCAACACCAACGTTGTCGCGTTATGA